Proteins encoded by one window of Planktothrix tepida PCC 9214:
- a CDS encoding DUF3134 domain-containing protein has protein sequence MLNPSLREIPVHEPADVIPSKQEISLLTWLESTGRLIARDTPISEVTDYLDDEEEISELMSVDDSVYDDDDDDDIDEDLLEG, from the coding sequence ATGCTCAATCCATCATTGCGCGAAATCCCTGTCCATGAACCGGCGGATGTCATTCCTTCTAAGCAAGAAATTTCACTTCTGACTTGGTTGGAATCAACAGGACGTCTGATCGCGCGCGATACTCCCATTAGTGAAGTCACGGACTATTTGGATGATGAAGAGGAAATCTCGGAACTCATGTCCGTTGATGACTCTGTTTATGATGATGATGATGATGATGATATCGATGAGGACTTATTAGAAGGCTAG
- a CDS encoding thiamine phosphate synthase, translating into MEEQFSPLAQPILYRILDANLDRTREGLRIIEEWCRFGLNSGELAEECKHLRQEVARWHTMNLRSYRNTIDDPGTELTHPQEEQRSGIEQLLQANFCRVQEALRVLEEYGKLYHPEMGKTFKQMRYQVYTLETRLLAHDRHKLLLNSYLYLVTSPGERLLSIVEAALQGGLTLVQYRDKTSDDETRLKTAQKLCQLCHRYNALFLVNDRVDIAVAVDADGVHLGQNDIPIELARQILGPQRLIGRSTHSPEDLKRAIQEGADYIGVGPVYETPTKAGRAAAGLEYVRHAVKNSMIPWFAIGGIDMNNLDDVMATGCDRIAVVRSIMNAEQPTLVTQYFLSQLNRFRNLKSYKVLPKQP; encoded by the coding sequence ATGGAGGAACAATTTAGTCCCTTGGCGCAACCGATTTTATATCGAATTTTAGATGCCAACTTAGATCGCACCCGTGAAGGGTTGAGAATTATTGAAGAATGGTGTCGGTTTGGACTCAATAGCGGAGAACTTGCAGAAGAATGTAAACATCTGCGCCAAGAAGTTGCCCGTTGGCATACGATGAACCTACGTTCCTATCGGAATACAATCGACGATCCGGGTACAGAATTAACCCATCCCCAAGAAGAACAACGTTCAGGAATTGAACAATTATTACAAGCCAATTTCTGTCGCGTTCAAGAAGCGTTACGAGTTCTGGAAGAATACGGGAAATTATATCATCCAGAAATGGGAAAAACCTTTAAACAAATGCGCTATCAAGTGTATACCTTAGAAACTCGTTTGCTGGCCCATGATCGCCATAAACTTTTACTAAATTCCTATCTTTATTTAGTCACTTCCCCAGGAGAACGGTTATTATCGATTGTGGAAGCGGCGTTACAAGGAGGATTAACTTTAGTTCAATATCGAGATAAAACCTCCGATGATGAAACACGACTTAAAACGGCTCAAAAATTATGTCAATTGTGTCATCGTTATAATGCCTTATTTTTAGTTAATGATCGGGTTGATATTGCCGTCGCTGTTGATGCTGATGGCGTTCATTTAGGACAAAATGATATTCCCATCGAATTAGCTCGACAAATCCTTGGCCCCCAACGATTAATCGGTCGGTCTACCCATAGTCCTGAAGATCTAAAACGGGCAATTCAAGAAGGAGCAGATTATATTGGAGTCGGGCCTGTTTATGAAACGCCAACGAAGGCAGGAAGAGCAGCAGCAGGCTTAGAATATGTTCGTCATGCGGTTAAAAATTCAATGATTCCTTGGTTTGCCATTGGAGGAATTGATATGAATAATTTGGATGATGTTATGGCGACGGGTTGCGATCGCATTGCAGTTGTTCGTTCAATTATGAATGCAGAACAACCGACTTTAGTAACTCAATATTTCCTCTCACAACTCAATCGTTTTAGAAACCTAAAGTCCTATAAAGTCTTACCCAAACAACCCTAA
- a CDS encoding URC4/urg3 family protein, translating into MKNLEAYQDAIAYFRSPQAIRERCNFIFNLALSDQLQHFCYHPEMLEGVAGFVLDNIRQNYPNLQVPFHSRWRHFEVGNIPRLEKLQKQLNDLSLVEQTQAKLDLAIISVLLDAGAGEKWYYQESETGLVWRRSEGLAIASYEMFGQGLFSSDPEFPFQVDAKGLMNLTESQFISGFQVNNNNPLIGIKGRLELLKKLGKTLYDYPHLFGEYNPRPGKLVDYFLTQTQDNQLSAVTVLTAILEGLGEIWPGRLTLNQVNLGDVWYYPGLEALDSKYPFVPFHKLSQWLTYSLLEPLQDLGLEIIDLDQLTGLAEYRNGGLCLDLGLLELKDPNLSEIFHKPDSSVIIEWRSLTIIILDKIADIICHKLNFTPQEFPLVKVLQGGTWNAGREIAQQHRSDSSPPLKLESDGTVF; encoded by the coding sequence ATGAAAAATTTAGAAGCTTATCAAGATGCGATCGCTTATTTTCGTTCTCCTCAAGCTATTCGAGAACGGTGTAATTTTATCTTTAATTTAGCGTTATCTGATCAGTTACAACATTTCTGTTATCACCCCGAAATGTTAGAAGGTGTCGCTGGTTTTGTTTTAGATAATATTAGACAAAATTATCCTAATCTTCAGGTTCCTTTCCATTCTCGATGGCGACATTTTGAAGTTGGGAATATTCCTCGCCTTGAAAAGTTACAAAAACAGCTAAATGATTTATCTTTAGTAGAACAAACTCAAGCGAAACTAGATTTAGCGATTATTAGTGTTTTATTAGATGCAGGTGCTGGGGAAAAATGGTACTATCAAGAATCTGAAACAGGGTTAGTTTGGCGACGTTCTGAAGGGTTAGCTATTGCAAGTTATGAAATGTTTGGTCAAGGGTTATTTTCAAGTGATCCTGAATTTCCTTTTCAAGTCGATGCTAAAGGATTAATGAATTTAACAGAATCTCAATTCATAAGCGGATTTCAAGTTAATAATAATAATCCTTTAATCGGAATTAAAGGGAGATTAGAACTGTTAAAAAAATTAGGGAAAACTTTATATGATTATCCTCATTTATTTGGAGAATATAACCCTAGACCCGGAAAATTAGTGGATTATTTTTTAACCCAAACCCAAGATAATCAACTGAGTGCGGTTACGGTTTTAACCGCTATTTTAGAAGGATTAGGAGAAATTTGGCCAGGACGATTAACTCTAAATCAGGTTAATTTGGGAGATGTTTGGTATTATCCAGGGTTAGAAGCCTTGGATTCCAAATATCCCTTTGTTCCCTTCCATAAATTATCCCAATGGTTAACTTATTCTTTACTTGAACCTTTGCAGGATTTAGGATTAGAAATTATTGATTTAGATCAATTAACCGGATTAGCAGAATATCGAAATGGAGGATTATGCTTAGATTTAGGATTATTAGAATTAAAAGATCCCAATTTATCTGAAATCTTCCATAAACCCGATTCTAGTGTTATTATAGAATGGCGATCGCTCACCATCATAATACTCGATAAAATTGCTGATATTATCTGCCACAAATTAAACTTCACTCCCCAAGAATTTCCCCTCGTTAAAGTCTTACAAGGGGGAACTTGGAACGCTGGACGTGAGATCGCTCAACAACACCGTTCTGATAGTTCTCCCCCTCTCAAATTAGAGAGTGATGGAACGGTATTTTAA
- a CDS encoding PAP/fibrillin family protein has product MINQKKATLLELIAGKNRGLLATETDKVAILSAITQLEDFNPNPRPLDVPQLLDGNWRLLYTSSDELLGIGRFPLLRLGQIYQCIRVADQKVYNIAEVQSLPLLEGLVSVAAQFEPVSEKRVNVKFNRFIIGSQRFIGYQSPNPFITDIETGKKFIAIDFNLQARDQQGWLDITYLDEDLRIGRGNVGSVFVLTKVT; this is encoded by the coding sequence ATGATTAATCAAAAAAAAGCCACCCTCTTAGAACTGATTGCGGGTAAAAATCGAGGGTTACTCGCCACTGAAACCGATAAAGTTGCTATTTTATCCGCCATTACTCAACTAGAGGACTTCAACCCCAACCCTCGACCCCTGGACGTTCCTCAACTGTTAGACGGCAATTGGCGATTATTATATACCAGTAGCGATGAATTATTAGGAATCGGTCGTTTTCCATTGTTGAGATTAGGACAAATTTATCAATGTATTCGGGTAGCAGATCAAAAAGTTTATAATATTGCCGAGGTTCAAAGTTTACCGTTATTAGAAGGATTAGTCAGTGTCGCCGCCCAATTTGAGCCCGTTTCAGAAAAACGAGTCAATGTTAAATTTAATCGGTTTATTATCGGTTCTCAACGATTTATCGGCTATCAATCCCCTAATCCTTTTATTACGGATATTGAAACAGGTAAAAAATTTATAGCCATTGATTTTAATTTACAAGCACGGGATCAACAAGGCTGGTTAGATATTACCTATTTAGATGAAGATTTAAGAATCGGACGGGGAAATGTAGGTAGTGTATTTGTATTAACAAAAGTAACTTAA
- the thiS gene encoding sulfur carrier protein ThiS — protein MAETITLKVNGELKTCSAGLTLPQFLEQQGLNPRLIAVEYNGEILHRQFWETTEIKSGDVLEIVTIVGGGV, from the coding sequence ATGGCTGAAACCATTACCCTCAAAGTTAATGGAGAATTAAAAACCTGTTCTGCGGGTCTGACACTTCCCCAATTTTTAGAACAGCAAGGCTTAAATCCCCGGTTAATTGCTGTAGAATATAACGGTGAAATTCTCCATCGTCAATTTTGGGAGACAACTGAAATAAAATCAGGAGATGTCTTAGAAATTGTCACCATTGTTGGAGGCGGCGTTTAA
- a CDS encoding GTP cyclohydrolase II — MDTAMVKDKRDSKPRHIVLTSHPTPYGAKPIPIHWGNADPLKRGPLIGTLTDPTHRNVIGTHSGSYAIYRALAVVQGSLKTDHRADLTNTSPIVNIGPYPSWADPDKIVALDPFGAVVGDVFTDYFEKGYDIRPTIAITKAHINMPELYEAAAKGRLKLDGEIMKENGDLVVTKAAIEPVWYLPGVAHRLKVTESDLRHALFEQTGGMFPELITRPDLQVFLPPIGGVTVYILGDIAAITDPDRPVAVRVHDECNGSDVFGSDICTCRPYLVHGIEECIRTAQEGGAGVIVYYRKEGRALGEVTKFLVYNARKRQTGGDRADAYFERTECVAGVQDMRFQELMPDVLHWLGITRIDRLVSMSNMKYNAIVNSGIEVVKRVPIPDDLIPADAKVEIEAKKAAGYYTEGEILDVEGLVSVKGREY, encoded by the coding sequence ATGGATACAGCAATGGTGAAAGACAAGCGAGATTCCAAACCTAGGCATATTGTTCTAACCTCTCACCCCACCCCCTACGGAGCCAAACCGATCCCCATTCATTGGGGAAACGCCGATCCCCTCAAACGTGGCCCCCTGATTGGAACCTTAACCGATCCAACTCATCGTAACGTGATTGGCACCCATTCCGGTTCTTATGCCATTTATCGCGCCTTAGCGGTGGTTCAGGGAAGCCTGAAAACCGACCATCGCGCCGACTTAACCAATACTTCCCCCATTGTCAATATTGGCCCCTATCCCAGTTGGGCTGATCCTGATAAAATTGTCGCCCTCGATCCCTTTGGGGCTGTGGTTGGGGATGTATTTACCGACTATTTTGAAAAAGGCTATGATATTCGCCCCACCATTGCCATTACAAAAGCCCATATTAATATGCCGGAATTATACGAGGCAGCCGCTAAAGGACGGTTAAAATTAGATGGGGAAATCATGAAAGAAAATGGCGATTTAGTGGTTACAAAAGCCGCTATTGAACCTGTATGGTATTTACCCGGTGTTGCCCATCGTTTAAAGGTAACAGAAAGCGATTTACGTCATGCTTTATTTGAACAAACTGGGGGGATGTTTCCTGAGTTAATTACCCGTCCTGATTTACAAGTATTTTTACCGCCTATTGGTGGGGTTACGGTTTATATTTTGGGGGATATTGCAGCTATTACTGACCCTGATCGCCCAGTGGCGGTTCGAGTTCATGATGAATGTAATGGATCGGATGTTTTTGGGTCAGATATTTGTACCTGTCGCCCCTATTTAGTGCATGGGATTGAAGAATGTATTAGAACAGCCCAAGAAGGCGGTGCAGGGGTGATTGTCTATTATCGGAAAGAAGGTCGAGCGTTAGGAGAAGTAACGAAGTTTTTAGTTTATAATGCCCGTAAACGTCAAACCGGTGGCGATCGCGCAGACGCTTATTTTGAACGGACAGAATGTGTTGCTGGGGTTCAAGATATGCGCTTTCAAGAGTTAATGCCGGATGTGTTACATTGGTTAGGGATTACTCGGATTGATCGCTTAGTTTCGATGAGTAATATGAAATATAATGCCATTGTTAATTCAGGAATTGAAGTGGTGAAACGGGTTCCTATTCCAGATGATTTAATTCCGGCGGATGCCAAGGTAGAAATAGAAGCAAAAAAAGCCGCAGGCTATTATACGGAAGGGGAGATTTTAGATGTAGAAGGGTTAGTGAGTGTGAAGGGTCGAGAGTATTAA
- a CDS encoding type ISP restriction/modification enzyme, translated as MTMLNLKPTHKPVKAYYDALQQFAKLGVSHELAVKDAFADLLKACCQQFDLTLIPEKEIKLTTGKRIRVDGALVRDGSIRYGIWEAKDSHDKLDREVKQKFAVGYPQDNIIFQAPERAILWQGGKQICDEDITKPQILVDTLKLFFEYRTPEIAQWETAASEFRSRVKDLSGKLINLIETQRKTNPKFIQAFREFTEICRQAINPNLSEAAVEEMLIQHLLTERIFRQIFNNPDFTRRNIIAVEIEKVIQALTSKSFSREHFLGEVDYFYRALEDAAKTINDYSDKQHFLNTVYEKFFQGFAVKVADIHGIVYTPQPIVNFMVKSVEDILKKEFGKSLNDKGVHILDPFLGTGNFILRVMQEIRKTALPYKYEQELHCNEVMLLPYYIASMNIEHQYFEATGGYKAFEGICLVDTFSDQQVQQLSLFTPENTARVQRQRSSPIFVIIGNPPYNAWQVNENDNNKNLKYEEVDRQIRETYAKDSKATNKSSLSDPYVKAIRWASNRIGDEGIIALVTNNSFIDALAFDGMRKHLEKDFNLIYLVDLGGNIRKTTDPSKSIHNVFDIKVGVSINIFIRKNRSNQSKDTKIYYASVDEFWRKEEKLGYLEQSKSYSNIEWSLIEPDQKSTWLTEGLKDDFENFLPIGNKETKDKSTHESAIFRSYSMGVQTNRDVWVYNFDKNLLIENIKLTLQNYNHQVDQWKTKRTPKDTVDSFVIYDDTKIKWSSHLKECLNSEITADFNDDKIRLSMYRPFCVQLLYFDEIFNHRRGQFPLIFPTPDTEKENRVIAVTNHSQIPFLVQITNCIPSLDVGGRPGQCFPFYTYDEDGTNRKDNITDWSLEQFRNYYQDQTITKWDIFYYTYGLLHHPIYRERYAANLKRELPRIPYAPDFRGFVNAGQQLADLHLNYEKQPEYPLKFIENDEFPLDLLVDKMKLSKNKTQIIYNEFLTLSGIPPEVFEYRLGNRSALDWIINQYQVKIDKRSGIVNDPNRLGDEQYIMRLISQVITVSLETVKIVNHLPDLGLY; from the coding sequence ATGACAATGCTAAACTTGAAACCCACCCATAAACCTGTTAAAGCTTATTATGATGCTTTACAACAGTTTGCGAAATTGGGGGTTTCCCATGAATTAGCGGTGAAAGATGCCTTTGCAGATCTCTTAAAAGCTTGTTGTCAACAATTTGATTTAACCTTAATTCCTGAAAAAGAAATTAAATTAACTACAGGGAAGCGCATTCGCGTAGATGGTGCTTTAGTTCGGGATGGAAGCATTCGATATGGCATTTGGGAAGCCAAAGATAGTCATGATAAATTAGACCGAGAAGTTAAACAAAAATTTGCCGTTGGATATCCTCAAGATAACATTATTTTTCAAGCTCCTGAACGCGCTATTTTATGGCAAGGAGGAAAACAAATCTGTGATGAGGATATTACAAAACCTCAAATTTTAGTCGATACCTTAAAGTTATTTTTTGAATATCGCACTCCTGAAATTGCCCAATGGGAAACAGCAGCATCAGAATTTCGTAGCCGAGTTAAAGATTTATCGGGTAAACTGATTAATTTAATTGAAACTCAACGCAAAACCAACCCGAAATTTATTCAAGCGTTTCGTGAATTTACGGAAATTTGCCGTCAAGCTATTAACCCGAATCTTTCCGAGGCTGCGGTGGAGGAAATGTTAATTCAACATTTGCTAACGGAACGAATTTTTAGACAAATTTTTAATAATCCTGATTTCACCCGTCGCAATATTATTGCGGTGGAAATTGAAAAGGTAATTCAAGCGTTAACGTCTAAATCCTTTAGTCGAGAGCATTTTTTAGGGGAAGTGGATTATTTTTATCGTGCGTTAGAAGATGCAGCCAAAACCATTAATGATTATAGCGATAAACAGCATTTTTTGAATACAGTTTATGAGAAGTTCTTTCAAGGGTTTGCGGTGAAAGTTGCCGATATTCATGGAATTGTTTACACACCTCAACCTATTGTTAATTTTATGGTGAAAAGTGTTGAGGATATTTTAAAAAAAGAGTTTGGCAAGTCGTTAAATGATAAAGGCGTGCATATTCTTGATCCATTTTTAGGGACGGGTAATTTTATTTTACGGGTGATGCAGGAAATTAGAAAAACAGCCCTTCCTTATAAATATGAACAGGAATTACACTGCAATGAGGTGATGTTATTACCTTATTATATTGCTTCGATGAATATTGAGCATCAATATTTTGAAGCAACGGGAGGTTATAAAGCTTTTGAAGGGATTTGTTTAGTTGATACGTTTTCCGATCAACAGGTTCAACAGTTATCGTTATTTACGCCAGAAAATACCGCCAGGGTTCAACGTCAAAGAAGTTCACCGATTTTCGTGATTATTGGAAATCCGCCTTATAATGCTTGGCAGGTTAATGAAAATGATAATAATAAAAATCTAAAATATGAAGAAGTTGATCGACAAATTCGAGAAACCTATGCTAAAGATTCAAAAGCAACCAATAAAAGTTCTCTTTCTGATCCTTATGTTAAAGCAATTCGCTGGGCATCTAATAGGATAGGAGATGAGGGAATTATTGCCTTAGTGACCAATAATAGTTTTATTGATGCTCTTGCTTTTGATGGTATGAGGAAACATTTAGAGAAAGATTTTAATTTAATTTATCTTGTTGATTTAGGAGGTAATATCAGAAAAACTACAGATCCTTCAAAAAGTATTCATAACGTTTTCGATATTAAAGTCGGAGTCAGTATTAATATCTTTATTAGAAAAAATAGATCCAATCAGTCTAAGGATACAAAAATTTATTATGCTAGTGTTGATGAGTTTTGGAGAAAGGAAGAAAAATTAGGATATTTAGAGCAGTCAAAAAGCTATAGTAATATTGAATGGTCACTGATTGAACCCGATCAAAAATCTACTTGGTTAACAGAAGGATTAAAAGATGATTTTGAAAATTTTCTACCAATAGGAAATAAAGAAACTAAAGATAAATCAACTCATGAATCAGCAATTTTTAGAAGTTATAGTATGGGTGTGCAGACAAATCGAGATGTGTGGGTTTATAACTTTGATAAAAATTTATTAATTGAAAACATAAAGTTAACGCTACAAAATTATAATCATCAGGTTGATCAATGGAAAACTAAAAGAACACCTAAAGATACAGTAGATTCATTTGTGATTTACGATGACACTAAAATTAAATGGAGTAGTCATTTAAAAGAGTGTTTAAATTCTGAGATTACAGCAGACTTTAACGATGATAAGATTAGATTGTCTATGTATCGTCCATTTTGTGTACAACTTTTATATTTTGACGAAATTTTTAATCATCGTAGAGGTCAATTTCCTTTAATATTCCCAACACCTGATACTGAAAAAGAAAATCGAGTTATTGCTGTAACTAATCATTCACAAATCCCTTTTTTAGTACAAATAACAAATTGTATTCCATCTCTTGATGTCGGTGGTCGTCCTGGTCAATGTTTCCCCTTCTACACCTACGACGAAGACGGAACAAACCGAAAAGACAATATCACCGACTGGTCACTTGAACAATTTAGAAATTATTACCAAGATCAGACTATTACAAAATGGGATATCTTCTATTATACCTATGGATTATTGCATCATCCCATCTACCGAGAACGCTACGCCGCTAACCTCAAACGAGAACTTCCTCGCATTCCCTACGCACCCGATTTTCGAGGGTTTGTCAATGCGGGACAACAATTAGCAGATTTGCATCTCAACTATGAAAAACAACCCGAATATCCGCTTAAATTTATTGAAAATGATGAATTTCCGTTAGATTTGCTGGTGGACAAAATGAAACTCAGTAAAAATAAAACCCAAATTATCTATAATGAATTTCTGACGTTAAGCGGGATACCACCAGAAGTGTTTGAATATCGCTTAGGAAATCGTTCGGCGTTAGATTGGATTATTAATCAATATCAAGTTAAAATTGATAAACGTAGTGGAATTGTTAATGATCCGAACCGTTTAGGCGATGAACAATATATTATGCGGTTAATAAGTCAAGTGATAACCGTTAGTTTAGAAACGGTTAAAATTGTTAATCATTTGCCCGATTTGGGATTATACTAA